In one window of Arctopsyche grandis isolate Sample6627 chromosome 6, ASM5162203v2, whole genome shotgun sequence DNA:
- the p120ctn gene encoding adherens junction protein p120 — protein MEGTKKLHPNSLYGGRVEQPLSAYERSNGHAGGRRSPEPNATPVGVPTSAAAADDELARLRAAPAQHHPIMQTTDYQVSGLAEPEYGGLYLPPGAQYNHMGHIAVAPSQKYPHMMGDAGGYQPHYQTYSHYGTNPYGAAPQYLSEASPQIAQYMGQEYVERGRSPPSPSSRSTSPPPGLMAAPRLLPPSPNPAVGHHQLQCIPQPRYDEDPMVRLVPGEHYCGAPSPRPSLGDQYVSGAPGSVPGGVPNNQSSEDAAIQQQQLHLYGYVGGQSLPQGYPLPMPLGFKDSQNGLSLGSAGGQSMYGDELELQKQMADMAMGMLGVPGGVGGGEAPRLQWRDPNLPEVIGFLDSPSPVVKANAAAYLQHLCYMDDPNKQKTRSLGGIPPLVRLLSHESPEVCRNACGALRNLSYGRQNDENKRAIRQAGGIPALTSLLCRTHDMEVKELVTGVIWNMSSCEDLKQCIIEEGAHVIVSQVIIPHSGWHATSPGETYWSNVFRNASGVLRNVSSAGSVARRRLRALPALAAALLHAVRAALSHASTGSKIVENCVCTLRNLSFRCQEVEDPNYDRRPEPSSEVANTSNARASANSSKGDNLGCFGGSKKKKEGQSGASSASTSPHGRAASDASEGVSDETPAIHNLPKGTEMLWSPEVVPLYMALLQSCSNPETLEAAAGALQNLAACYWQPSIDIRAAVRKEKGLPILVELLRMEVDRVVCAVATALRNLAIDQRNKELIGKYAMRDLVQKLPGGNPQHDQGTSDDTIAAVLATLNEVIKRNAEFSRALLEANGVDRLVAITHNRTKYTPRVLKFAGQVLFTMWQHQELRDVYRKHGWKEPDFVSRGGGPTGGGGTSSSGGRGAPGSPGGGASGANSTLSRPMASQGGTRYEDRTIKRPTTQHRHQGGDEIPMVDMTYGDNVGNPNGRAVPPGIPQPQQPPPGR, from the exons ATGGAGGGCACCAAAAAGTTGCATCCAAACTCCCTCTATGG TGGTCGCGTGGAGCAACCGCTTTCAGCATACGAGCGCAGCAACGGACACGCTGGCGGTCGTCGCAGTCCAGAACCGAATGCTACCCCCGTCGGAGTCCCCACGTCAGCTGCCGCGGCCGACGATGAACTAGCACGTCTTCGTGCCGCTCCCGCTCAACACCATCCCATAATGCAG ACGACCGACTATCAAGTGTCTGGATTAGCGGAGCCTGAATATGGTGGATTGTATTTACCGCCAGGTGCACAATACAACCATATGGGTCACATTGCCGTAGCACCATCGCAGAAATATCCACAC ATGATGGGGGACGCGGGAGGATATCAACCTCATTATCAGACGTATTCCCATTACGGTACTAATCCTTACGGAGCGGCTCCGCAATATTTATCCGAAGCCTCGCCGCAGATAGCGCAGTATATGGGACAG GAGTATGTTGAGAGGGGTAGATCTCCACCGTCGCCGAGTTCGCGGAGCACGTCGCCTCCTCCGGGATTAATGGCCGCTCCTCGGTTGTTGCCCCCGTCACCAAATCCTGCCGTTGGACACCATCAATTACAGTGTATTCCTCAACCTAG ATATGATGAAGACCCTATGGTGCGATTGGTGCCGGGCGAACACTATTGCGGTGCGCCGTCTCCTAGACCTTCTCTGGGCGATCAGTATGTCAGCGGTGCTCCTGGATCTGTACCCGGTGGTGTACCTAACAATCAGTCGTCGGAAGATGCAGCCATTCAACAACAGCAGTTACATCTATATGGATATGTCGGTGGACAATCGTTGCCTCAAGGATATCCACTGCCAATGCCTCTCGGATTTAag GATTCTCAAAATGGTTTAAGTCTGGGTAGTGCTGGAGGCCAATCTATGTATGGGGATGAACTTGAATTGCAAAAACAGATGGCTGATATGGCTATGG GTATGCTAGGTGTACCGGGTGGTGTAGGAGGTGGTGAAGCTCCTCGTTTACAGTGGCGGGATCCTAATTTGCCAGAGGTTATAGGTTTCCTCGATAGTCCAAGTCCTGTTGTTAAAGCCAATGCTGCGGCTTATTTACAACATTTGTGTTATATGGACGATCCTAACAAACAGAAAACTAGAAGCTTag GTGGTATCCCTCCACTAGTAAGGCTACTTTCACATGAAAGTCCAGAGGTGTGTCGGAACGCTTGCGGAGCTTTACGTAATCTTTCATATGGTCGTCAGAATGATGAAAATAAACGTGCAATTAGACAAGCTGGTGGAATTCCAGCACTTACGTCTCTACTATGTCGTACTCACGATATGGAG gTTAAAGAATTAGTTACTGGAGTTATATGGAATATGTCTTCGTGTGAAGATTTAAAGCAATGTATTATAGAGGAGGGAGCCCATGTTATCGTATCACAAGTTATTATTCCTCATTCTGGTTGGCATGCTACTAGTCCCGGTGAAACATATTGGTCTAACG tgtttcgtaatGCGTCTGGTGTTCTTCGAAACGTAAGTTCAGCGGGGTCAGTAGCAAGACGACGTTTACGTGCATTACCGGCTTTAGCCGCAGCTCTTTTGCACGCTGTCAGGGCGGCTCTCTCACACGCATCCACCGGTAGCAAAATAGTTGAAAATTGCGTGTGCACGCTGCGTAACTTATCTTTTCGTTGTCAAGAAGTAGAAGATCCCAATTACGATCGTCGTCCAGAGCCTTCTTCGGAAGTCGCCAATACATCTAATGCTCGTGCATCCGCCAACTCTTCAAAAG GTGATAATTTGGGATGCTTTGGTGGcagtaaaaagaaaaaagaaggTCAATCTGGTGCATCATCAGCGTCTACAAGTCCTCATGGTCGCGCTGCTAGCGATGCCTCTGAAGGTGTATCTGATGAAACGCCAGCTATACACAATTTACCTAAAGGCACTGAAATGCTTTGGAGTCCGGAG GTAGTACCGTTATACATGGCGTTATTACAAAGTTGCTCTAACCCGGAAACGTTAGAAGCCGCAGCAGGAGCTTTACAAAATTTAGCGGCTTGTTATTGGCAACCCAGTATTGATATTCGAGCTGCAGTTAGAAAAGAAAAAG GTTTACCGATTCTTGTGGAATTGCTTCGTATGGAAGTAGATAGAGTAGTTTGTGCTGTTGCTACGGCTCTTCGAAATTTAGCAATCGATCAACGCAATAAAGAATTGATTGGAAAATATGCCATGAGAGACTTGGTGCAAAAGCTTCCCGGGGGAAACCCTCAACACGATCAG GGTACTTCTGATGATACTATTGCTGCTGTGCTAGCAACCCTCAATGAAGTGATTAAACGTAATGCAGAATTTTCACGAGCTTTGCTCGAAGCCAACGGTGTTGATCGCTTAGTCGCTATAACTCATAACCGTACAAAATATACACCAAGAGTTTTAAAGTTTGCCG GTCAAGTACTTTTCACTATGTGGCAACATCAGGAGTTGCGTGATGTATACCGTAAACATGGATGGAAAGAACCCGATTTTGTCAGTCGCGGCGGTGGACCTACGGGTGGTGGTGGAACCTCATCGAGCGGTGGTCGAGGAGCGCCTGGTTCGCCTGGCGGAGGAGCTTCAGGTGCTAATAGTACTCTCAGTCGGCCCATGGCATCACAAGGTGGTACGCGCTATGAAGATCGTACCATAAAAAGGCCTACAACACAACACCGTCACCAG ggGGGTGATGAAATTCCGATGGTTGATATGACATACGGTGATAATGTTGGAAATCCAAATGGCCGAGCGGTTCCTCCAGGTATACCGCAACCACAACAGCCTCCTCCCGGTCGTTAA